The nucleotide sequence AATCATTCCTTAGGAGGAGGTGGTTGTAGTGCCTCAGAGGAACACGTCTGATGGGGTACAGGGGTATCCTTCTTGGAGGCATTTTTTTGatttgggtgaagaagaagaagatgtctGATATTTTCGGTTTAGGAAAAACTGAAGGGTTGCGCAGAAAGAGGGCCTGTACTTATAGACCTGTAGATTGCGTCCGTTCATATATCCACCTAATGGTAGGTCGACGTGTCTGACAAGAGAAAATATTTCGTATGCATATCTGTTTTTCCTTGTGAAGAGACGTTTTGTGCAGCTTTTTAATAAATGGGAAcgagaaataagaaaaataatgattcattgcatcgattggagagataagtcgggaaaatgaccaacataacgtgttagatcaacaataatataatcaatacataatattttatagaccatatattatatataccgtAGATTATAGACAGTCTATCATAGACAAAGTTTTAGGTCGATAATAACTGAACGTTAAAATCTACAGAAATACACATTCATCCCCCAAAAtagtagctttacaactgaagctaaaAAAAAGCCTATTTATAATTTGATGCCCATTATACACGTGGTTCTTTTGAGTCCGAATTTTctgcatattgaacacctattcctccttttggacttgaatgtaTCACCGACGCCCTTAGTGCGTTTGACTTTCTTCCTTTCGAGTTTGGGATCGTACAGGGGTGGAGAAATTTTAATGTCTACCGATTCCTGTGGCACAGTCCATTCAGCCTCCGGAGGAACCATGTTAATTGCTTCCGAGTATACGAG is from Capsicum annuum cultivar UCD-10X-F1 unplaced genomic scaffold, UCD10Xv1.1 ctg43526, whole genome shotgun sequence and encodes:
- the LOC124892054 gene encoding uncharacterized protein LOC124892054; the encoded protein is MFDNGLEMSCSCQKFDLVKISCEHAMAALRAKYGDGEDYGKSIYDYSSPIYKAESYLLVYSEAINMVPPEAEWTVPQESVDIKISPPLYDPKLERKKVKRTKGVGDTFKSKRRN